Proteins encoded by one window of Oculatellaceae cyanobacterium:
- a CDS encoding PspA/IM30 family protein yields MAKIALKKIFYWFTGETAGRSAVGIWKWLWGLPIEPGGKIAEKVAAESLQSMQQSVVQLTSAVARVVAAYQQAQEKYRQKQEEYYQAERQAQLAYRQGHEEAARLAMTKAIVIEKIIPQLQQQVAKAETLMIAAKEKLSREREKVESYKLEMGNLQALSEMNQAMKDIFDITTELDIENARSQFTEAQNAIQGKYLRENAKAELAENPADKLETQLNNLTLDEEINRRLKSLQQSLPEYE; encoded by the coding sequence ATGGCGAAAATTGCCTTGAAAAAAATATTTTATTGGTTCACTGGCGAAACGGCTGGACGTAGCGCCGTTGGGATTTGGAAATGGCTGTGGGGTTTACCAATTGAACCTGGGGGAAAAATTGCCGAAAAAGTAGCGGCTGAGTCGTTGCAATCAATGCAACAATCTGTTGTGCAACTAACTTCTGCGGTGGCTAGGGTTGTCGCTGCTTATCAGCAAGCTCAAGAAAAATATCGCCAAAAACAAGAAGAATATTATCAAGCAGAACGTCAAGCACAACTCGCTTACCGCCAAGGTCATGAAGAAGCTGCGCGTTTGGCAATGACTAAGGCGATTGTGATCGAAAAGATTATACCACAGTTGCAACAACAGGTGGCGAAAGCTGAAACATTGATGATTGCAGCCAAAGAAAAGCTTTCCAGAGAACGGGAGAAGGTAGAAAGTTACAAGTTAGAAATGGGCAATTTGCAAGCTTTGTCGGAAATGAATCAAGCGATGAAAGATATTTTTGATATTACGACAGAGCTAGATATAGAGAATGCGCGATCGCAATTTACCGAAGCACAAAATGCCATTCAGGGAAAATACTTGCGGGAAAATGCCAAAGCTGAGTTAGCCGAAAATCCCGCAGACAAGCTGGAAACTCAACTTAATAATCTGACTTTAGATGAAGAAATTAATCGACGGCTCAAGAGTTTGCAGCAATCTCTACCTGAATATGAATAA